From Natronincola ferrireducens, the proteins below share one genomic window:
- the upp gene encoding uracil phosphoribosyltransferase, translating to MGKVVTIDHPLIQHKLTLIRDKNTGSKDFRDLVKEVSLLMGYEVTRDLSLQEIEIETPVCSAKSKVISGKKLGIIPILRAGLGMVDGILQLIPAAKVGHVGLYRDPETLEPVEYYCKLPSDVEERDLIVLDPMLATGGSASAAIQFLKDKGATNIKLVCLIASPEGVEVVQNQHDDVDIYVASIDEKLNEHAYIVPGLGDAGDRLFGTK from the coding sequence GTGGGAAAGGTAGTAACGATAGACCATCCATTGATTCAGCATAAACTAACATTAATAAGGGATAAGAATACGGGATCTAAGGATTTTAGGGACTTAGTGAAGGAAGTATCTCTGTTGATGGGCTATGAGGTGACAAGGGACTTGTCCCTGCAGGAGATAGAAATAGAAACCCCCGTTTGTTCAGCCAAATCAAAGGTAATATCCGGTAAGAAGCTAGGGATTATTCCAATTTTACGGGCAGGGTTAGGTATGGTGGATGGAATACTGCAATTAATTCCGGCTGCTAAAGTAGGACATGTAGGCCTATATCGTGATCCTGAAACATTGGAGCCGGTGGAATATTACTGTAAGCTGCCCTCTGATGTGGAAGAACGAGATTTAATCGTATTAGATCCTATGCTGGCCACTGGAGGCTCCGCCAGTGCTGCTATCCAATTTCTAAAGGATAAGGGTGCCACCAACATTAAGCTTGTATGCTTAATTGCCTCTCCAGAAGGGGTGGAGGTTGTTCAAAACCAACATGATGATGTGGATATTTATGTGGCTTCTATCGATGAAAAATTAAATGAACATGCTTATATCGTCCCAGGCTTAGGGGATGCAGGAGATCGTTTGTTTGGTACAAAATAG
- the rpiB gene encoding ribose 5-phosphate isomerase B, protein MKIAIGSDHGGFLLKELIKEYLENKGFAVKDYGTDSEASCDYPEFAQSVGEAVAAGEYDKGIVICGTGIGISIAANKIPGIRCALVGDSFSAKATRQHNDTNVLALGARVIGSGLALEIVDIWLGTEFEGGRHAGRVEKIGNIEKKYCK, encoded by the coding sequence ATGAAAATAGCTATCGGTAGTGATCATGGAGGTTTTTTACTAAAGGAGCTTATCAAGGAGTACTTAGAAAACAAAGGATTTGCTGTTAAAGATTATGGCACTGATTCTGAGGCTTCCTGTGATTATCCAGAGTTTGCTCAAAGTGTAGGGGAAGCAGTGGCAGCAGGAGAATATGACAAGGGTATTGTTATATGCGGAACAGGTATAGGCATATCCATTGCAGCCAATAAGATTCCAGGAATCCGATGTGCCTTGGTGGGGGATTCTTTTTCCGCTAAGGCTACCCGTCAGCATAATGATACCAATGTTTTGGCTTTAGGGGCTAGGGTCATTGGCTCTGGATTAGCATTGGAAATCGTTGATATATGGTTAGGTACAGAATTTGAAGGTGGCAGGCACGCAGGTCGGGTGGAAAAGATAGGAAACATTGAGAAGAAATATTGTAAATAA
- a CDS encoding FtsW/RodA/SpoVE family cell cycle protein: MRPIGILVIINTLLFGLLYLLVEPLDPSILMAGGILTLLILASYMIIVKANMGDQYLFLIISLLSSLGVIMIYRLDPAFGSRQITWYAVGVVLYFLSYGLFRWVKNWDKYLYLYIGFGLLLFALTFILGTTIKGATNWIRIGGFTFQPAEIIKLSFVFFIAAYFTYPEKLKNIYYFLGVVYGHILFLVFQRDMGMAMLFYGIFMSVFYVFSKDKKLMLLNLAASLVIVVFGYFTMTHVQVRVEAWLNPWRDIAGRGYQITQSLFAIGTGGFFGTGLGMGRPDYIPEVHTDFIFSAICEEMGVFGGIAVVLLYFILIYRGFKITLTIPNTFRKILALGITLTYSYQTFIILGGVIKLIPLTGITLPFISYGGSALVSAFIAFGVLQALSKKSLEVEELLDFGK, encoded by the coding sequence ATGCGGCCTATAGGGATTTTAGTTATCATCAATACTTTGTTGTTTGGTCTCTTATATTTATTGGTGGAGCCTTTGGATCCATCGATTCTCATGGCTGGAGGAATATTGACCCTATTGATTTTGGCCTCCTATATGATTATCGTAAAGGCCAACATGGGGGATCAATATTTATTCCTCATCATATCCCTTTTATCCAGTTTAGGGGTGATTATGATCTATCGTCTAGATCCTGCCTTTGGGTCTCGACAAATTACATGGTATGCTGTCGGTGTTGTATTATATTTTCTGAGCTATGGCCTATTCCGCTGGGTAAAAAATTGGGACAAGTATTTATATCTTTATATTGGATTTGGCCTGCTGTTGTTTGCCTTGACCTTTATTCTAGGAACAACCATCAAGGGAGCCACCAACTGGATTCGGATAGGAGGTTTTACCTTTCAACCGGCTGAAATTATTAAGCTAAGCTTTGTGTTTTTTATAGCCGCTTATTTTACCTATCCTGAGAAACTTAAAAATATCTATTATTTTTTAGGTGTGGTATATGGCCATATTCTTTTCTTGGTTTTTCAACGGGATATGGGGATGGCCATGTTGTTTTATGGTATTTTCATGAGTGTTTTCTATGTTTTTTCTAAGGACAAGAAGTTGATGCTTTTAAATCTAGCGGCTTCTCTGGTTATCGTGGTTTTTGGCTACTTTACCATGACCCATGTGCAGGTGAGGGTGGAGGCTTGGCTAAATCCATGGCGGGATATTGCTGGGAGGGGCTACCAAATTACCCAATCCCTTTTTGCTATTGGGACAGGAGGATTCTTTGGCACTGGATTAGGAATGGGTCGTCCTGACTATATCCCTGAGGTCCATACCGACTTTATCTTCTCGGCTATTTGTGAAGAGATGGGGGTATTTGGTGGCATTGCTGTGGTGTTATTATACTTTATTTTAATTTATAGGGGCTTTAAAATCACCCTTACCATACCCAATACCTTTAGAAAAATTTTAGCTTTAGGTATTACCTTGACCTATAGCTATCAAACCTTTATTATCCTAGGGGGGGTTATTAAGTTGATTCCTTTAACGGGTATTACCCTTCCCTTCATCAGCTATGGAGGTAGTGCCTTGGTTTCTGCCTTTATTGCCTTTGGTGTATTACAGGCTTTATCCAAGAAATCCCTTGAAGTAGAGGAGTTGTTGGATTTTGGAAAATAA
- a CDS encoding low molecular weight protein arginine phosphatase produces MKTILFVCTGNTCRSSMAEALFKDFVEREKHDLGDIKIISAGTNAIKGDRASFPSIEIMGEKGISLENHKAQPLTKELIDEADLILTMTTNHKGAVLDIAPEAKEKLYTLKEYVNNGEKLNDILDEMNGIYKKIEVKKQQFMMENQKKLKELRDKREALLGELENIDEEVRRIEGDFRETIREYEEELGSLKARVPEMDILDPFGQPLNAYRQSARDIEEALQKLLKKYIKK; encoded by the coding sequence ATGAAAACAATTCTGTTTGTTTGTACTGGTAATACCTGTCGAAGCAGTATGGCGGAGGCTTTGTTTAAGGATTTTGTGGAAAGAGAAAAGCATGATCTAGGGGACATCAAAATTATTTCTGCTGGAACCAATGCCATCAAGGGGGATAGGGCCTCTTTTCCCTCTATAGAAATTATGGGGGAGAAGGGAATATCCCTAGAAAACCATAAGGCCCAGCCTTTAACAAAGGAGTTAATTGATGAAGCTGATTTGATTTTAACCATGACCACCAATCATAAGGGGGCTGTGCTGGATATAGCTCCTGAAGCCAAGGAAAAGCTATATACCTTAAAGGAATATGTTAACAATGGAGAAAAATTAAATGACATATTGGATGAAATGAATGGGATTTATAAGAAAATCGAGGTAAAAAAACAGCAGTTTATGATGGAAAATCAGAAAAAACTAAAGGAATTAAGGGATAAAAGAGAAGCTCTTTTGGGGGAACTTGAAAATATCGATGAAGAGGTCAGAAGGATAGAAGGAGACTTCAGAGAAACTATTAGGGAGTATGAGGAGGAGCTTGGCAGCTTAAAAGCTAGGGTTCCTGAGATGGATATTCTAGATCCCTTTGGCCAGCCTTTAAATGCCTATCGCCAGAGTGCAAGGGATATTGAGGAAGCTTTACAAAAATTATTAAAAAAATATATAAAAAAATAA
- a CDS encoding peptidoglycan D,D-transpeptidase FtsI family protein: MENNKKIVHLIVFVSLLFLSIIGYLTYFQIFMAADVIDNPYNQRQWAREDNTLRGRIYDRRGTVLAETEVVEGRPRRRYPYNQLYSHVVGYSYKQYGRSALEAQYNRELMALTPESPVAHIKEQLTGDMIQGNDLILTIDHEIQRTAEGLLREKTGSVVVINPGTGEILAMVSKPDFNPNTLMEDWENLANDERSPLINRSTTGLYPPGSTYKIVMAAAILEDLHIVDEEYNCTGTINIDGYNLSDYGKTAHGPVDLIQSLVVSCNTNFARMAVELGGEKVRDTSRRFMLDRPLGGDLSITQSRFPYGNVIEPTELGAIGIGQGKVLVTPLHMALVASTFINDGVMMEPQIIRKIQSPQGRVLETRSPNGNRILSSEIAEEIRDMMVATVERGTGRRAALRGTTVGGKTGTAENATGRSHAWFIGFATRGEDQVAVAVILETEGQSGGVAAAPIAGQIMDIALKRGGEI; encoded by the coding sequence TTGGAAAATAACAAGAAAATCGTTCATCTTATTGTTTTTGTCAGTCTTCTATTTTTAAGTATTATTGGTTATTTAACCTATTTTCAAATTTTTATGGCAGCAGATGTCATTGATAACCCCTATAATCAGCGGCAGTGGGCAAGGGAGGATAACACCCTTCGGGGGAGGATCTATGACAGAAGAGGAACTGTTTTAGCTGAAACAGAGGTGGTGGAGGGAAGACCCCGCCGAAGATATCCCTATAACCAACTCTACAGCCATGTGGTGGGCTATAGCTACAAGCAATACGGTCGTTCAGCACTGGAGGCCCAGTATAATAGGGAATTGATGGCCTTAACCCCAGAAAGTCCCGTAGCCCACATTAAGGAACAGCTAACTGGTGATATGATTCAAGGTAATGATCTTATTCTGACCATTGACCATGAAATACAAAGAACGGCGGAGGGTCTATTAAGGGAAAAAACGGGGTCGGTGGTGGTGATAAACCCTGGAACAGGGGAGATCTTGGCAATGGTCAGTAAGCCGGACTTTAACCCCAACACCCTTATGGAGGATTGGGAGAACTTGGCAAATGACGAAAGAAGTCCTTTGATTAACAGAAGTACAACAGGGCTATATCCCCCAGGCTCCACCTATAAAATCGTCATGGCAGCGGCTATTTTAGAGGATTTACATATTGTTGATGAAGAATATAATTGTACCGGCACCATCAATATAGATGGTTATAATCTTTCTGACTATGGCAAAACCGCCCATGGGCCTGTGGATTTAATCCAATCCTTGGTGGTCTCCTGTAATACTAATTTTGCTAGAATGGCAGTGGAGCTAGGAGGAGAAAAAGTTAGGGATACTTCCAGAAGATTTATGCTGGATAGGCCCCTTGGGGGAGATTTATCTATAACCCAAAGTAGGTTTCCCTATGGCAATGTCATTGAACCTACGGAATTAGGGGCTATTGGTATTGGACAGGGGAAGGTTTTGGTTACACCCCTCCATATGGCATTGGTGGCCTCCACCTTTATCAATGATGGTGTCATGATGGAGCCCCAGATCATTAGGAAAATACAAAGTCCCCAAGGAAGAGTGCTGGAAACCCGAAGTCCTAATGGTAACAGAATTCTATCCTCCGAGATTGCTGAAGAGATAAGGGATATGATGGTTGCAACAGTAGAAAGGGGTACTGGGAGGCGAGCCGCCCTTAGGGGAACCACTGTAGGGGGCAAAACCGGGACAGCTGAAAATGCTACAGGAAGAAGTCATGCTTGGTTTATAGGCTTTGCCACTAGAGGTGAAGATCAGGTGGCGGTGGCGGTGATATTGGAAACTGAAGGACAAAGTGGAGGGGTGGCAGCAGCACCCATCGCTGGACAAATTATGGATATAGCATTAAAAAGGGGTGGAGAAATTTAA
- the nhaC gene encoding Na+/H+ antiporter NhaC yields MSKEKRPSFGAALFVMLFLCFAMFAQIFIIGEDWITHITLILVAAVAAIVAMASGFTYDDVQEGILYGCKIAMLPMLILMLVGVLVASWIPAGTIPTLIYYGLSFISPSVFLVAVAAVCMVASVATGSSWTTGATFGVAFMGIGHGLGIPAAMTAGAVISGAIFGDKMSPLSDATNLAAGVAEADLFDHIKSMMYTTGPAMLISLVLYAILGMRFAGGELNTAQIDIILNGLKENYFISPITLIPPIIVVILAVKRVSGLAVMVIASLIGAVFAIAFQGYSVGDVANFMNYGYVSSTGIEDVDALLSRGGLQSMMWTISLGFIALSMGGILEKTRILEVLLEKISGIVSTGKGLITTHVISALAVNLFSASQYMAILIPSRMFVPAYKKLRLLPQVNSRTAEDAGTVTSPLVPWGLCGVFFTGALGVQTMEYFPYVFLSFITPIIAIIYGFTGIAMFKEGDIKSVKTYNDAEEVTEA; encoded by the coding sequence ATGAGTAAAGAAAAACGTCCAAGTTTTGGAGCAGCACTTTTTGTTATGTTATTCTTATGTTTTGCTATGTTTGCCCAGATCTTTATTATTGGAGAAGATTGGATTACCCATATCACGTTAATTTTAGTTGCAGCTGTTGCAGCTATCGTGGCTATGGCTTCAGGATTTACTTATGATGACGTACAGGAGGGTATATTATACGGATGTAAAATTGCTATGCTACCTATGCTGATTCTTATGCTGGTGGGGGTGTTGGTGGCCTCTTGGATACCGGCAGGAACAATTCCAACCCTAATCTACTACGGACTTAGCTTTATTTCACCTTCTGTTTTTCTTGTAGCGGTTGCCGCTGTATGTATGGTGGCATCAGTGGCCACAGGAAGCTCTTGGACAACTGGAGCTACTTTTGGCGTAGCCTTTATGGGAATTGGACATGGTTTAGGAATCCCAGCGGCCATGACGGCTGGAGCTGTCATCTCTGGGGCCATCTTTGGAGATAAAATGTCTCCTTTATCGGATGCTACAAATCTAGCAGCCGGTGTTGCTGAAGCTGATTTATTTGACCATATTAAAAGTATGATGTATACAACTGGACCTGCTATGTTGATTTCTCTTGTGCTTTATGCAATATTGGGGATGCGATTTGCAGGTGGAGAGCTAAATACAGCTCAAATCGATATTATTTTAAATGGATTGAAGGAAAACTATTTCATTAGTCCTATTACCTTGATACCACCGATTATTGTTGTGATTTTAGCGGTAAAGCGGGTATCGGGATTGGCGGTTATGGTTATCGCCTCCCTTATTGGTGCTGTGTTTGCCATCGCCTTCCAGGGCTATAGCGTAGGAGATGTAGCTAACTTTATGAATTACGGTTATGTATCTAGTACTGGAATTGAAGATGTAGATGCTTTACTAAGTCGTGGTGGACTACAAAGTATGATGTGGACCATTTCCCTAGGCTTTATTGCCTTAAGTATGGGGGGTATTCTTGAGAAAACCAGAATACTGGAGGTATTGCTAGAGAAGATTTCAGGCATTGTAAGCACTGGAAAGGGTTTAATCACCACCCATGTCATTTCGGCTCTTGCTGTTAATTTATTCTCAGCAAGTCAATATATGGCCATCTTGATTCCTAGCCGTATGTTTGTACCAGCTTATAAAAAGCTAAGATTACTACCCCAGGTGAACTCTAGGACAGCTGAGGATGCTGGGACAGTAACTTCACCATTGGTACCTTGGGGACTTTGTGGGGTATTCTTTACAGGGGCCTTAGGGGTTCAAACAATGGAGTACTTCCCCTATGTATTCCTATCCTTTATTACACCGATTATAGCAATTATTTACGGATTTACAGGAATTGCTATGTTTAAAGAAGGGGATATCAAAAGTGTAAAAACCTACAATGATGCTGAGGAAGTAACAGAAGCTTAG
- a CDS encoding L-threonylcarbamoyladenylate synthase — METQIIEIDCNHMEEKALEGLAEILRRGGTVAFPTETVYGLGANALDIEAVKKIFQAKGRPSDNPLIVHVARIEDIQPLVKDIPLQARRVMERFWPGPLTIVLEKTEGVPLAITGGLDTVAIRIPAHPIAQRLIQMAGVPVAAPSANLSGKPSPTRGEHVVKDLRGKVDAIIMGGSCDVGVESTVLDVTGEVPTILRPGGITKEMLLEVLERVEVDPGLKGEEDIIPKSPGMKYTHYAPEAEVYILKGQEEKVHHKIQELVSRYKAEGKRVGIICFDEDHDEYRGEIVKSMGSRGELKTVAANLFKVLREFDETEVDIILAEAVEEIDLGEAIMNRLTKAAGYKIIYVE; from the coding sequence ATGGAGACACAGATCATAGAAATTGATTGTAATCATATGGAAGAAAAGGCTTTAGAGGGTTTGGCAGAAATTCTTAGAAGGGGTGGTACGGTGGCCTTTCCCACCGAAACCGTTTATGGATTAGGGGCCAATGCCCTAGATATAGAAGCAGTGAAAAAAATATTTCAAGCAAAGGGAAGGCCCTCTGACAATCCGCTGATTGTCCATGTGGCAAGGATCGAAGATATTCAACCTTTAGTTAAGGACATTCCCCTCCAGGCTAGAAGGGTGATGGAAAGATTTTGGCCCGGACCCCTTACCATCGTACTGGAAAAGACAGAGGGGGTTCCCTTGGCCATCACTGGAGGATTGGATACAGTGGCTATCCGTATACCAGCCCATCCTATAGCCCAAAGATTAATTCAGATGGCTGGCGTTCCGGTGGCGGCCCCCAGTGCCAACCTGTCGGGAAAACCCAGTCCCACCAGAGGAGAACATGTAGTAAAGGATCTTAGGGGAAAGGTAGATGCCATCATCATGGGGGGCAGCTGTGATGTGGGAGTAGAATCCACCGTATTGGACGTGACGGGGGAGGTTCCCACCATTCTCCGACCCGGAGGGATTACCAAAGAGATGCTTTTAGAGGTATTGGAAAGGGTGGAAGTTGATCCTGGTTTAAAGGGGGAGGAAGATATTATTCCTAAATCCCCAGGGATGAAATACACCCACTATGCTCCTGAGGCGGAGGTATATATTTTAAAGGGACAGGAAGAAAAAGTTCATCATAAAATACAGGAATTGGTCTCCCGATACAAAGCTGAGGGGAAAAGGGTAGGAATTATATGCTTTGATGAAGATCATGATGAATATAGGGGAGAGATAGTAAAAAGCATGGGAAGCAGAGGGGAACTAAAAACCGTTGCTGCCAATTTGTTCAAAGTGTTACGGGAGTTTGATGAAACAGAGGTGGATATTATTTTAGCTGAGGCTGTGGAGGAGATTGATTTAGGTGAAGCCATCATGAATCGCCTAACAAAGGCAGCGGGCTACAAAATTATTTATGTTGAATAA
- a CDS encoding M20 family metallopeptidase, with product METAKDLAQYINYERVTALLTDLVKIYSPYFEEDEVMEYTYKWLKEQGLDASFHHYHEKKVTDFRGTNVVGRLKGKNKGPIVLLNGHLDTVQICEGWTRDPLGAEIEDGKLYGVGALDMKGGCVAIMLAVEAFSKTVKDFNGEVLYTFVSDEEGPYGLGTDALILDGYTQDVDVAIVPEPSSGFSDVAFPCICLGARGGWNYTVTFKGKSAHAANPEKGIDAIEDAAKVLLELKKSPLNHDPKLGQGSIAVIDFKGGGAACSIADTASFTIFRHTVRGEDLAYLKREVEEAVKRAAIKSTATMEFREAPHPESGGFHPYTVSEDNPYTKALKKTILEVTGEEAKTAYFASIGDFNSLGDRAKLPTYVIGPTGENYHSYDEYVEINSVVKTAEIIYHYLKEILV from the coding sequence TTGGAAACTGCAAAGGATTTGGCACAATATATTAATTATGAAAGAGTAACGGCTTTATTAACAGATCTTGTAAAAATCTATAGTCCTTATTTTGAAGAAGATGAAGTTATGGAATACACCTATAAATGGTTAAAGGAGCAGGGCTTGGATGCAAGCTTTCATCATTACCATGAAAAAAAGGTTACGGATTTTCGAGGAACAAATGTTGTTGGTCGTTTAAAGGGTAAGAATAAAGGACCTATAGTATTGTTAAATGGTCATCTAGATACAGTACAAATATGTGAGGGATGGACAAGAGATCCTCTAGGGGCTGAGATAGAAGATGGCAAACTATATGGTGTAGGAGCTCTAGACATGAAGGGCGGCTGTGTAGCCATCATGCTGGCGGTGGAGGCCTTTTCTAAAACCGTAAAGGATTTTAATGGAGAAGTTCTTTATACCTTTGTTTCCGATGAAGAAGGTCCCTATGGATTAGGTACCGATGCCTTGATTCTAGACGGTTATACCCAGGATGTAGATGTGGCTATTGTTCCCGAACCCAGTAGTGGATTTTCTGATGTGGCCTTTCCTTGTATATGTTTAGGGGCTAGGGGTGGATGGAATTATACTGTAACCTTCAAAGGAAAAAGTGCCCATGCAGCTAACCCTGAAAAGGGGATTGATGCCATAGAAGATGCAGCAAAGGTGTTATTGGAATTAAAAAAATCCCCTCTAAATCATGATCCTAAGCTGGGGCAGGGTTCCATTGCTGTCATTGATTTTAAAGGGGGCGGGGCAGCCTGCAGCATAGCCGACACTGCATCCTTTACGATTTTTAGACATACTGTTCGGGGAGAGGATTTGGCCTATTTAAAAAGGGAGGTGGAGGAAGCCGTTAAAAGAGCAGCCATTAAATCCACTGCAACTATGGAATTTAGAGAGGCACCCCATCCTGAATCTGGAGGATTTCATCCCTATACGGTTTCTGAAGACAATCCTTATACTAAGGCACTAAAAAAGACGATTTTAGAGGTAACTGGTGAAGAAGCAAAAACAGCATACTTTGCCAGTATTGGAGACTTTAACTCCCTTGGAGATCGGGCCAAGCTTCCAACCTATGTGATAGGACCTACCGGGGAAAATTATCACAGCTATGACGAATATGTAGAAATAAATTCGGTTGTAAAAACAGCAGAAATCATATATCATTATTTAAAAGAAATACTTGTATAG
- a CDS encoding ZIP family metal transporter yields the protein MSSLMGTTLIGFMVGVVGTGVGGSMAFFLRNPTKRFLSAIIGLSSGLMVAIVTFELIPEAFMISGVVGTSAGIALGAFIASYLDILITHIHKKTFNHEQGYIKTSILLGIGIALHNFPEGLAIGSGFVAQARLGVGLAVVIALHNMPEGLAMVTPMRVGGYSSTKAFLLTLLAGAPMGLGAFIGALIGEFAYSFIGICLAFAGGTMLYITFGELIPRGKDLHRGRISTVFAILGFIGGMLISKTF from the coding sequence TTGAGTAGTTTAATGGGAACTACCTTAATAGGTTTTATGGTAGGTGTTGTGGGAACTGGTGTAGGGGGCTCTATGGCCTTTTTTCTACGAAATCCCACAAAACGATTTTTAAGTGCTATTATTGGACTTTCCAGCGGATTGATGGTGGCCATCGTAACCTTTGAATTAATACCTGAGGCCTTTATGATTAGCGGGGTGGTGGGAACCTCGGCGGGAATCGCCCTTGGTGCCTTTATAGCCTCCTACTTAGATATTTTAATTACCCATATACATAAAAAAACCTTCAATCATGAACAGGGATATATTAAAACTTCCATACTTTTGGGGATAGGCATTGCCCTCCACAATTTTCCAGAAGGGTTAGCCATAGGCTCAGGCTTTGTAGCCCAAGCAAGACTGGGGGTAGGGTTGGCGGTTGTTATTGCCCTCCACAATATGCCAGAGGGCTTGGCGATGGTGACGCCTATGCGGGTAGGGGGCTATTCCAGTACAAAGGCCTTTTTATTAACCCTACTGGCGGGGGCCCCCATGGGTTTAGGGGCATTTATAGGAGCCCTTATTGGAGAATTTGCCTATAGCTTCATTGGAATCTGCCTTGCCTTTGCTGGAGGAACCATGCTTTATATTACCTTTGGAGAGTTGATTCCTAGAGGCAAGGATCTCCATAGAGGCAGGATATCTACTGTATTTGCCATTCTAGGTTTTATCGGTGGCATGTTGATTTCTAAAACATTTTAA
- a CDS encoding FHA domain-containing protein, with product MFQILSWTVRYLFIGLIYYFIYHIIKLIYLDIQQINNRQKKNFDSPYLKLVNRKESLDFEVQEFYDLKDVVTLGRHRDSDIQLMDKFISSQHAKITMDEGEYFLEDLGSVNGTYLNSTQIQDVVKLKSGDRIGIGQVEFLFVKEVD from the coding sequence ATGTTTCAGATACTTTCATGGACAGTACGATATTTGTTTATAGGTCTTATCTATTACTTTATTTATCATATTATTAAGCTTATTTACTTAGACATTCAACAGATCAACAATAGACAGAAGAAGAACTTCGATAGTCCCTACTTAAAGCTGGTGAACCGTAAGGAAAGCCTTGATTTTGAGGTTCAAGAGTTTTATGACCTAAAGGATGTCGTCACCTTAGGAAGACACAGGGACAGTGATATCCAACTTATGGACAAGTTCATATCCTCCCAGCATGCTAAAATCACCATGGATGAAGGAGAGTATTTTCTGGAGGATTTAGGTAGTGTCAATGGCACCTATTTGAATAGCACCCAGATTCAAGATGTTGTCAAACTCAAAAGTGGTGATAGGATTGGCATTGGACAGGTTGAGTTTTTATTTGTAAAAGAGGTGGATTAG